The genomic segment GGTTTACGTCGCGGCGCTCGGGCGCCTGTGGGGACCGAGCGAGGAGCGCGGCGTCTTCAAGACCGCGGACGGCGGCGCGACCTGGGAAAAAGTGCTGTACGTGGACGACAAGACCGGCGCGATCGAGCTGCGGATGGACCCGTTCGACGCGAACGTCGTCCTCGCCGGCCTGTGGGAGCGGCGGCGCGACGAGTACGACGGCTTCTTCGGCTCGAACTGGCCCGGCCCGGACCAGTACGGCCCGGTCGTGGCGCACGGGCCGGGCGGGGGGCTGTTCAAAACGGCCGACGCGGGCAAGACCTGGAAGAAGCTCACCGGCGAGAAGGCCGCGGCCGGGCTGCCCACGGTGAAGACCGGCCGCATCGGCCTCGACTACTCGCGCAAAACGAAGGGACTGGTGTACGCGATCATCGACACCGAGGACATCGGCAAGGGCCGCCCCGCCCTCACGGTCTACCTGGGCGTTTCGGGCGAGAACGCCAAGGACGGGGGCAAACTCACCGCGATCCTCGACGACGGACCCGCGGCGAAAGCGGGGCTCAAGAGCGGCGACCTCATCACCGCCGTGGACGGGAAGAAGGTCACCAGTTACGACGACGTGCTCGACATCATGGTGACCAAAAGGCCCGACGACGTCGTGAAGCTCACCGTGATCCGCACCAAGGAGAAGAAGCCGGCCGACAAGAAGGACGTGAAGAAGGAAAAGGAAGACGACAAGAAGGCCGACAAGAAGGACGTGAAGAAGGAAGAAAAGGAGGAGAAGGAGACGCTCACCATCGAAATGAAGCTCGCCCCGCGTCCGGCCGAGCCGCCCCCGAAGGGCAAGGGCGGGCAGCAGGCCCTCGCGCCGGGCGGGATCGTCCTCTCGGCCACGGGTGTTGACGAACCGGTCAAGGTCGCGGAGGTGCCCAAGGGCGGGGCGGCGGAGAAAGCCGGTGTGAAAGCCGGCATGACGGTGATCGGCGTCGAAGGGAAAGAGGTGAACACCTTCCGCGAGTTCCGGACCGAGTTGCGCGTGTCGCCCAAGCTCGATAACCCGCGCAAGGCCGGCGACAAGGTGAAAATCACATTCAAAGACGGCGACAAGAAAGCGTTCGACGCGGTCCTGCCCCTGGAGATGGCCGAGGTGCGCAACCCGGCCGGCAAGGCGCCGACCCCGTCGGCCACACGCCCGTTCCTGAACCCCGGCCCGGTCGGCGGGCAACAGGCGAACGTGCAGAACAACCAGGGCAAGGACGGCTTCCAGACCGGCGGCGTGTACATGAGCAAGGACAACGGCGACACCTGGACCCGTGTCAACAGCGTGAACCCGCGGCCGTTCTACTTCTCGAACGTCCGCGTCGATCCGACCGACGACAACCTCATCTACGCCCTGGGCGACACCGTGCTGTGGAAGAGCACCAACGGGGGCAAGCAGTTCTCCAGCGCACAGGCCGGCACCGTTCACCCCGACTACCACGCCCTGTGGATCGACCCGAAGGACGGCCGGCACCTGATCCTCGGCTGCGACGGCGGGTTCTATTCCACCTACGACCGCGGCGCCAACTGGGACCACCTGAACGTGCTGGCGCTGGGCCAGTTCTATCACGTCGCGGTGGACACGCGGAAACCGTACCGCGTGTACGGCGGCCTCCAGGACAACGGGAGCTGGGGCGGCCCGTCGCGCACGCTCCGCGGCTCCGGCCCGTCCAACGAGGACTGGGTGTACATCCGGGGCGGTGACGGGTTCGTGTGCCGCGTCGATCCGAACGACCCGGACTGGGTCTACTCCGAGAGCCAGAACGGCTTCATGGGGCGGCAGAACCTGAAGACCGGCGAGCAGGGGGGTATCCGCCCGCGCCAGGTCAAGGAGGGTGAGGAACTGCGGTTCAACTGGAACACGCCGTTCATCCTGTCGAGCCACAACTCGCACATCTTCTACTGCGGCGCGCAGTACGTTTTCCGGTCGGTCGCCCGCGGCGACAGCCTGAAGCCGATCAGCCCCGAACTGACCCGCACCAAACAGGGATCGATGTCGGCGCTAGCGGAGAGCCCCAAAAACGCCGACGTCCTCTGGGCCGGGACCGACGACGGCGCGCTGTGGGTGACCAAGGACGGGGGCGCGAACTGGCAGAACGTGTCCGAGAACTTGAAGAAGGCCGGCGCGCCCGGCCCGCGGTGCGTGGCGAGCATCGAGCCGGGGCACAAGCACGAGGGGCGCTGCTACGTGTGCCTCGACGGCCACCGCTCGGACGACGACAAGCCGTACCTGTTCGTGACGGAGGACCACGGCCAGACGTGGAAGAGCGTGACCGGCAACCTGCCCGCGTTCGGGTCCACCCGCGTGCTGCGCGAGGACATCACCACCTCGGAGGTGCTGTACTGCGGCACCGAGTTCGGCATCTGGGCGTCGGTGAACCGCGGCGAGACGTGGGCGAAGATCAGCAACAACCTGCCGACGGTCGCGGTCCACGAGGTCGCGCAGCCGACGACGGCGGCCGAGATCGTGATCGCCACGCACGGCCGGAGCGTGTGGGTGGTGGACGTGGCGAGCCTGCGGCAGATGACGGCGGAGGCGCTCAAGGCGCCGGCCACGCTGTTCGTACCGGCCACCATAACGCGGTGGCAGTACGCGCCGGGCGGCTTCCCGTACTCGCGCGACGTGCGGAAGTTCTACGGCACCAACCCGCCGGCCGGCGGCGCCATCGACTACCTGCTGACCGCCCCCGCGAAAGAGGTGTCGGTGAAGGTGCTGGACGTGAACGGCAAGGCGGTGCGCGAGTTCCGGTCGCCGCCCGCCACGGTCGGGTTCCACCGCCTCCAGTGGGCGCCGCCGAAGGCCGGCGGCTACCGCGTGGTGCTGACGGTGGACGGCAAGGAGTTCGCCCAGATGGCGACGGTGGAGAACGACCCGAACGCGCCGGCAAACGCGGTCATCACCGACGGCCCGCTGCCCGTTGCGGGCGAGGAAGGCGCTCAGGACAAGAAAGAAGACGAGGGCATGGACGCGGCCGAGACGAAAGAGGTGGCGCCGTTCATCCCGGCGGCGAAGGATTGAGAACCGGTGGGACGGGTTCGTGTGTGACGGGCCGAAGGGGAGTCGCGCGGGGTCGCGCGCCCCCCCCGGACCGAACGGGACTCGGTCCCGGGCGCGCAAAGCGCTGGCCCCGCCTCGGTCCAACGCTGTACGGTTGAGATTCGCCGGTCGCGCGGTCGGCGTGCGGGTTCGCTATCTGCGCTCTCGCCCACGTCGAGACCGGGTCGTTGCCCCTCACCTCACGGCCGCGACCATGCGCTGGAACCGCTTCGGAATTCCCGTCACGGGGCGAATTTCGATGCGGCGGAAGTAGATGGCGCCCATGTACGATTGCAACTGGAGCCGGCCGCGCGTCAGCGGCGCCTCGGCGGTCGCGGTGGGCTGCCGCGATCGCGCAATCGCGAGTACCACAAAGCTGTTCACAATGTGAAGAGCCGTGTCGCCCACGCACACCAATTCTACCTGGTTCCACAGTCCCAACTGGTGCTCACAGTTGCACAGAACCCGCGCCCGCATACCGGCCGGCCCCGTCGACTCCAACCGGCCGTCGCGCAGCTCGGCCAGGTCGCACAGGCGGTGGTCGCCCGTTCGGAAGTAGCCGCCCGTGTTCGGGGGATAGATTTCCATCTCGTGTGCCTTCATCATCCCGAGGAACCCCTGGCCGTGCGGACCAACCGCGTGGTAGTTCAGGCCGCTGTTGTGCGCCCCCTTGGGCGTCTCCCAGCGGTACTCCAACCGCAGGTGATAGTTCTCGTATTCGCCCTCGCTCGTGAGCGCGCCGTGGCGGGTGCCGCTGACCCGGATCACCGGGCTGGCGTCCTTCTCCACGATCGAGAACACGCCACTAGGATCCTCGCCGGGCCGGCCGCCCTGTAGGAACGTTTCCCAGCCGGTGAAGTCGCGGCCGTTGAACAGGCTGACCCATCCCGTCTCCGCCTCCGGCTCCTCATGTGACGGCTGCCGGGCCGCGGTCGGCCACAGGGCCACGGCGAGGGCGGCGAGGGCGGCCAGGGCGGCCGCGGACAGAGCGAACCCGGCAGCGACAATCAGGACGCGGCGGACGCGAACCGACCGGTGCGACAGGGCGGCCTCCAGATCGGCGAGCATCGTGGCGGCACCGGGGTACCGGCGGGCCGGATCCTTGGCCATCGCGCGGGCAACGATGTGGGCGGCGAGGGCCGGCACTTCGCGCGCGCGCGGCGGGGGGTCGGGGCGGGAGCGCCGCGGTGGGCCGCGGTCGCCTCGGCGGCCGTCGCGGCCTGGTAAGGGGGCCGGCCGGTCAACAGCGTGTAGTAGGTCGCGCCGAGGGAGTAGATGTCGCCGCTGGGGCCGGCCGGGTGGCCGGCCAGTACCTCCGGCGGCATGTACGCCGGCGTGCCGGCAATTTCGAAGGCGCCCCCCCCGTCGGTCTCGCGGGCCAGACCGAAGTCGGAGAGCTTGGCGACCAGGGTTCCGGTCGCCCCGGTCAGGAGCACGTTTGCCGGCTTGATGTCGCGGTGGACCAGTCCCGCCGCGTGCGCCGTCGCCAGCCCGCGGCAGACGTCGGCGGCAATGCGCGTGGCGGTCGGCGGGTCGAACGGCCCGCCCTGCTTCAACCGGTCAGAGGCGGAGACGGCCAGCCGCTCCATCGCCATGTACCACACGCCGCCGTCGGACCCGGCGTCGTAAACCGTCACGATGTTCGGATGGGCCAGCCGGCCGGCCAGTCGGGCCTCCTCCGTTATCTTCGCCGCGTCGGCCCGTCCGGTCAGCAACTTCACCGCCACCGGCCGGCCGATCACCGGGTCGTCGGCCTCGTAGACGCTGCTCATCCCGCCCCGGCCGATCAGCCGCGTCAGGCGGTACTTGCCGACCACCGATCCGACGCCCACCGCACTCGCCGCGGCCTCCGCAAACACGGCGTTGATGACGCGGGTGTCGTTCGGCAGGCGCTGGTGGTACTCCGCCGGGCGGGGGGACTCACCGGCCCGGTTGCGGCATTCGAGTTCGAGGTGGAGCAGTTCCGTGAGCCAGGCGGCCCGCTCTTCGGGGGGCGTGTCGGCCAGGTGGTCCCGAACGTCGGGGCGAACGGGACCGGCCCACGCCCGCTCGAAGCGCAAGCACACTGCGTCGAGCCGGCGCTGCGAGTCGAGCGGCAACCGTTCGTAAGCCGTCACGGACATGCACCGCCCCAGATCGAGCGGATGAGCGCCAACCGGCGGGTGACAGTGCGGACGGTGCACCCGAGGCGGTCGGCGATCTCCTTGTTAGAGTGGCACTCGAGTTTCAGGCGGGCGACCTCCCGGGCCTGATCGTCGGGCAATCGCTCGAACAGGATCTGCACCTCGTCAGCGGCCAGGGTCGCGGCGGCCGGATCACCGCCGCCGCCGGCCACCTCCACCGGGAGTTCGCCCCCCCCGCCGCGCCGCTTCCCGCGCGACTCATACTTGTGGTAGTCCAACGCCTTGCGGCCGGTGAGAACGGCCAACACCTGCCAGAGATCGTCGCGGTTCTCCAACCGGGCGAAGCCGTTATCGGCGGCGGACCGGTAGAACTGGTAAAAGGCCGACGCGGCCACGTCCTCCTCATCGGCCGCTCGGACGTCCAGGCGCCGCAGGCGGGTCCGGGCGAGCGAAACGACCCGCTCGTAGTAGCGCTCCCAGAGCGGGCCGAGTGCCTCCCGGTCGCCGGTCGTGAGCCGGTTGAGCCAGAGTGTCACCGAACCAGGGTCCATGTCGCTGCCCCGTGTTAAGAATCTCAAAATCAAATTTATTCGACCCGACTGGCCGGAATGAGAAAAAATTGTGAAGCGCCCCAAAAAGGGACGTGAACGTGTCCTCACTTCGCCGCGAATGTCGTGAACTCATCGCACGAACTGACGCGGGTCCGAGGGCGCAACCGAGAGCAGGAGCCCCGGTGGCGAACCGCCCTCACCGCGGCGGGTTGTGCTCTGTGATGGGGGCTGATGGCGGCTCGCGTCACACGAAGCCGATTGGCCTGAGCCGGCAGGGATCGTGAAGCACCCGGGGAACAGTTTCTTGCTGATAAAGGGACCAATCGTCGATGTCACGAATCGGTATTTGAGCACCGCTGCGGCCGCCCGGGGCGCTCGCCGGTAACCTCCCGCCCAAAATTTCTGTCCACCACGGTGAGCCATAACAGGGGCTCTCCCCTGCTCGCTTGAGGCTCGGTCATCGGATGTTGTCCCGGATCGAGCGGCCCGGAGTAATGGCGACCATCGCCGACTTGATCTTGCCTGCCGTTCGGCTGGCACGCGGTGCCGGAACATCCTGAAGCGGAGCGGCCCGGCGGCACAAGCGTTCGGTGCCCCGCCGGCTCGTGTGGTCTCGTTCGCAGCCTTTTATCGAATGCCTGTCACGGTGATTCGATCGAGCCCCTGTGTTGTGTGGAATTCGCTGATATGGACGTTTTTTGGTTGTTCCCCCACTACTCCTGGAGAGGTGTCGACGTGACCGATCGTGATCGTCGCCCCGTGAGATCCGCCTTCACGCTGATCGAGCTGCTGGTGGTCATCGCCATCATTGCGGTCCTGATCGGCTTGCTCCTCCCCGCGGTACAAAAGGTCCGCGAGGCCGCGGCCCGGGCGCAGTGCTCGAACAACCTGAAGCAAATCGGCCTGGCGTTTCACAACTACCACGGCGTGTACAACAAGTTGCCGACCGGCGCCAGTGACGGGAGCCCGGCGGGCCAATCGTTTTCGACGTGCTGCAACTGGAACGACCAGAGCGCGGCGACCGAAAACACGGCCGGGCAAATGGACGAGCGCACGGGCTTCAGTTGGCTCTATCAGATTCTGCCGTACGTCGAACAGCAAGCCCTGTACAGCTTGCCCAGCCGGGCAACAGTGTACGCGACGCCCGTGAAGATTTATTACTGCCCGTCGGCCCGGCCGCCGACCGTGTACAGCGGCGAGGCCAAAAGTGACTATGTGGGGAACGCCGGCAACGTGTGGGCGCAAGACGGCGGCGGCACCGTGATTCACACGACCGTCCCGTGGCATTCGGCTTACAGCTTCCCGACCGTGACCCTCTTGACGATTACGGACGGCACGTCGAACACCTTGCTAATCGGTGAGAAATGGCTGCACCCGCAGCAGCAAGGCAAGGACGGCGGCGACAACGAACCGTTCGTTAACGCGGGTTGGGACGAGGACCACGTCCGCGCCACGGGCGGCACCTACAACTGCGAGTACTGCTTCGGGTCGACGTCGTCGACCGCGGTCTCGATCAATTTCGTTCCGCGTCGGAACCTCGACGCGCCGAACCCCCCGAGCGGCACGACCATCTGGAACGAACTGATGGGCAGCCCGCACACGGGCGGCATGAACGCGCTCATGGCGGACGGTTCGGTTCACTTCGTGGCTTTCAGTGTCGATCCGAACGTGTGGTCGGCAGTGGGCTCGCGCGCCGGTGGCGAGACGCTCGAACTGCCCTGACCTCCCGCCCGAACCTTCGAGAACGATCTTCTAATTTACGCGCCCCCTCGCCCGGCTGTCGAGCGCGCCGGGCGAGGGGGCGCCTTGAACTCGTATCGCGAAACAAACGTTGTGCTTGTCCCAAGGAGAACGCGGGTGCGAAATACGATTCTGAGCGCGGCGCTCGTAGCGGTCCTGTTCACCGGATGCTCCAAAAGCGACAAGCCTGTGGCCTTGACGCCCGAGATGGAGGCGGCCCAGAAGGAGGCTCAGGAGGCGGTAAACAAGGCCGAATCCGCGCATCAGAAAACCGAGAGGGCGGGCAAACTCACCGGCACCGATCAAGAGGCTCTCCGCGCCAAACAGAACAAGCGGTGACGCCGGCGCCGACCGGAATGACCCTCTCGGTCGGGCGAACGGTGGATGTGGCACGCCCGCCTTGAACGCTCTCCGCTCTGGGAAAGCGTCCCCTGTGCCCGGCCTGTTAAGCACGCCCCAACCACCGGCAAAAGCTTGGGCCCCGGGACGCCCCGCCTGACCTCCTCAGCAACTGTACCGCACGCGGCGAATCGCAATCGGCACAATCCCGCAGCAGCGGTGTGCGCACCTCGGGAGCAGAAGACGCCCTCGGCCCGCATCCGTAACGTCCGACCGGGCACTCAATTCGCGGGCGCAGGGGCCTCGCAATCTTCGGCCATCTGCAAGCGCACGCGGCGGGGCGGCATGTGCGCGTCGCGCACGGGCGGCTGGTCGTCGTGCGTGCGCGCGTCGAGTTGGCGGCCGGCCGCGCTTTTGCGCACGCCGCCCCACTGCTTGAAGAAGAACGACACCCCGCTCGCCTCGCACCGGTCGCGGAGCGCGCGGACCCAGTCCGCCGCCATCGGCCGCGCGCCGTGCCCGCTCTCGCCCCCGACGATCACCCAGTGGATGCCCGTGAGATCGACGCGCCCCAGGTCTTCGAGGAGCGGCTCGACGGAGAGGAACCGCACCGCGGCCGGGGCGGCGCGCAGGTGGTCGATGCGCGGCAGGCCGTGGCGCCGGTTCTCCACACTCACGCCCCACCAGACGTGCGGCAGGTCGGCCGCGAAGCGCAACTTGGTGCGGAGTAGATCGGCCATCCGCTCGGACCGCTTCGTGAGCACCTGATACGTGTGCCAGTCGGCCGCGGCCATCACCCGCGCGACGCGCTCGATGTACTCGTCGGGCACGTCGGCATGGAACAGGTCGCTCATGGAGTTGACGAACACGCGCCGTCGGGCCGTCCACAGGAACGGGTCGGCCAGCTTTTCGGGCACGAGCCGCAGGTCGAAGCCCTGTTCGTAGGGGTGGCCCTTCACGCCGCGGAAGCGCTCGGCGAACGTCGAAGCGTAGCACCGGGCGCAGCCGGGGCTGATCTTGGTGCACCCGCGGACCGGGTTCCAGGTCGCATCGGTCCACTCGATGCTGCTGTGGTCGCTCATGGCACCCTTCGCACGGGCGTGACAGTGCGTTCACCGTAGTGGCGGCGGCCGGGGCGCACAAGTGAAATCTTACGGTCGCGACCTCACCAAACGGGCGGCGCGTCGGGTATCATTTCGGCACCATGAGTGACCAAGCCGCGCTGCTGGCCGCGATCACCGCCAACCCCGACGACGACGTGCCGCGGTTGGTGTACGCCGACTGGCTGGACGAGAACCGGCCGGACGAGACCCCGTCGCCGGCCGCCGGGCCGTCGGCCCGGGCCGATTACATCCGCGTGCAGTGC from the Frigoriglobus tundricola genome contains:
- a CDS encoding VPS10 domain-containing protein; amino-acid sequence: MKPALFFGRRPAFALLAGLIFVLPGVARSGEDDDLKKEIADVEKQILDLKKKLDDLRKGKSEPAALNTVPESAIAQMTWRCIGPANMGGRITALAVVESDPTTYYVATASGGLLKTTNNGTTFSFVFEKEATVSIGDVAVAPSDPNVVYVGTGENNPRNSASYGDGVYKSTDAGKTWKNVGLKKSFSIGKIVVHPKDPNTVYVAALGRLWGPSEERGVFKTADGGATWEKVLYVDDKTGAIELRMDPFDANVVLAGLWERRRDEYDGFFGSNWPGPDQYGPVVAHGPGGGLFKTADAGKTWKKLTGEKAAAGLPTVKTGRIGLDYSRKTKGLVYAIIDTEDIGKGRPALTVYLGVSGENAKDGGKLTAILDDGPAAKAGLKSGDLITAVDGKKVTSYDDVLDIMVTKRPDDVVKLTVIRTKEKKPADKKDVKKEKEDDKKADKKDVKKEEKEEKETLTIEMKLAPRPAEPPPKGKGGQQALAPGGIVLSATGVDEPVKVAEVPKGGAAEKAGVKAGMTVIGVEGKEVNTFREFRTELRVSPKLDNPRKAGDKVKITFKDGDKKAFDAVLPLEMAEVRNPAGKAPTPSATRPFLNPGPVGGQQANVQNNQGKDGFQTGGVYMSKDNGDTWTRVNSVNPRPFYFSNVRVDPTDDNLIYALGDTVLWKSTNGGKQFSSAQAGTVHPDYHALWIDPKDGRHLILGCDGGFYSTYDRGANWDHLNVLALGQFYHVAVDTRKPYRVYGGLQDNGSWGGPSRTLRGSGPSNEDWVYIRGGDGFVCRVDPNDPDWVYSESQNGFMGRQNLKTGEQGGIRPRQVKEGEELRFNWNTPFILSSHNSHIFYCGAQYVFRSVARGDSLKPISPELTRTKQGSMSALAESPKNADVLWAGTDDGALWVTKDGGANWQNVSENLKKAGAPGPRCVASIEPGHKHEGRCYVCLDGHRSDDDKPYLFVTEDHGQTWKSVTGNLPAFGSTRVLREDITTSEVLYCGTEFGIWASVNRGETWAKISNNLPTVAVHEVAQPTTAAEIVIATHGRSVWVVDVASLRQMTAEALKAPATLFVPATITRWQYAPGGFPYSRDVRKFYGTNPPAGGAIDYLLTAPAKEVSVKVLDVNGKAVREFRSPPATVGFHRLQWAPPKAGGYRVVLTVDGKEFAQMATVENDPNAPANAVITDGPLPVAGEEGAQDKKEDEGMDAAETKEVAPFIPAAKD
- a CDS encoding 3-keto-disaccharide hydrolase, which gives rise to MLADLEAALSHRSVRVRRVLIVAAGFALSAAALAALAALAVALWPTAARQPSHEEPEAETGWVSLFNGRDFTGWETFLQGGRPGEDPSGVFSIVEKDASPVIRVSGTRHGALTSEGEYENYHLRLEYRWETPKGAHNSGLNYHAVGPHGQGFLGMMKAHEMEIYPPNTGGYFRTGDHRLCDLAELRDGRLESTGPAGMRARVLCNCEHQLGLWNQVELVCVGDTALHIVNSFVVLAIARSRQPTATAEAPLTRGRLQLQSYMGAIYFRRIEIRPVTGIPKRFQRMVAAVR
- a CDS encoding serine/threonine-protein kinase translates to MSVTAYERLPLDSQRRLDAVCLRFERAWAGPVRPDVRDHLADTPPEERAAWLTELLHLELECRNRAGESPRPAEYHQRLPNDTRVINAVFAEAAASAVGVGSVVGKYRLTRLIGRGGMSSVYEADDPVIGRPVAVKLLTGRADAAKITEEARLAGRLAHPNIVTVYDAGSDGGVWYMAMERLAVSASDRLKQGGPFDPPTATRIAADVCRGLATAHAAGLVHRDIKPANVLLTGATGTLVAKLSDFGLARETDGGGAFEIAGTPAYMPPEVLAGHPAGPSGDIYSLGATYYTLLTGRPPYQAATAAEATAAHRGAPAPTPRRARAKCRPSPPTSLPARWPRIRPAGTPVPPRCSPIWRPPCRTGRFASAAS
- a CDS encoding ECF-type sigma factor yields the protein MDPGSVTLWLNRLTTGDREALGPLWERYYERVVSLARTRLRRLDVRAADEEDVAASAFYQFYRSAADNGFARLENRDDLWQVLAVLTGRKALDYHKYESRGKRRGGGGELPVEVAGGGGDPAAATLAADEVQILFERLPDDQAREVARLKLECHSNKEIADRLGCTVRTVTRRLALIRSIWGGACP
- a CDS encoding DUF1559 domain-containing protein; the protein is MTDRDRRPVRSAFTLIELLVVIAIIAVLIGLLLPAVQKVREAAARAQCSNNLKQIGLAFHNYHGVYNKLPTGASDGSPAGQSFSTCCNWNDQSAATENTAGQMDERTGFSWLYQILPYVEQQALYSLPSRATVYATPVKIYYCPSARPPTVYSGEAKSDYVGNAGNVWAQDGGGTVIHTTVPWHSAYSFPTVTLLTITDGTSNTLLIGEKWLHPQQQGKDGGDNEPFVNAGWDEDHVRATGGTYNCEYCFGSTSSTAVSINFVPRRNLDAPNPPSGTTIWNELMGSPHTGGMNALMADGSVHFVAFSVDPNVWSAVGSRAGGETLELP
- a CDS encoding DUF5131 family protein, which encodes MSDHSSIEWTDATWNPVRGCTKISPGCARCYASTFAERFRGVKGHPYEQGFDLRLVPEKLADPFLWTARRRVFVNSMSDLFHADVPDEYIERVARVMAAADWHTYQVLTKRSERMADLLRTKLRFAADLPHVWWGVSVENRRHGLPRIDHLRAAPAAVRFLSVEPLLEDLGRVDLTGIHWVIVGGESGHGARPMAADWVRALRDRCEASGVSFFFKQWGGVRKSAAGRQLDARTHDDQPPVRDAHMPPRRVRLQMAEDCEAPAPAN